ATTAAGAATTACGTAAAGTACGAGCTGCTGCTTAGTTGTACGCTTACCTTATGTCTGGTGTGGGCAGTTGTGTGCGTATTTGTTCCTCAGCGCTTTGTGTGGCCGTCACTGTGTCTTGCTTAATATTGCACATGATTATAtcgatgagctgctgctgtgagagaccctgcagcagcgttggcagcGGCACATCGCTATTGCTCTGCGCCACTGGGTGATCGTCCATTTTTAGTTTCTTGACAATCGGCGTACCTGGCCAGAGCTGTTGCTTGGTGCTGCTCAATTTAAGGGGCGAATATGTATCCATGGCCATTGGCTCAGGTGGTGTGCTGCCCATAGTTAGACGTTTACGCGGCGAGCTGCGCAGTATCATGCCGCTGGTTAATTGTAGATTTTTGGTGGGTGTGCGCTGGAAGGGACTACGCACAGCattcgtgctgctgctgccggctgCAATGCCGCAATTGTCTGGCGAGAAGGTTGTGGTGAAACGGCGACGCCCGCGCTGGCGTATAATCAATTCATCTGGCGATGGCAGTGGTGAGAAGCTAAAGTCCTGCGCCTGAGCCACATTCATATCGTTGTCCACACGCAGTCCCAGGCCACCGTTGGCTGTTCCCGTGGGAGTGTTGGCTGTTGTGGCTGGCGTGGGCTCATCAGGTGGGCGGCGAGCATTTGTCGGTGTATGCGTTACGCCCACTCGGAGCGCCTCCAAGCGATCAGGAATCTCAGCAAGTGCAATGCGCGTTTGCAGGGTGGGTGTTGTGGTCGTCATTGTTAAACCCTGTAGCATAcgaaaaagaaatacaaagaTATTGATTGTAAGCTTTGtcgattttattattttatccGTGTTTTACAGGATATACCACAACTCTAGTGCTGAAGTCGTTTACAAGCCAAAACTGTTCTTCGTTTGCACTGCTTCCAtgcatttagcatttgttgGTGACCTCTGCCATTTACCTTGCTG
The DNA window shown above is from Drosophila busckii strain San Diego stock center, stock number 13000-0081.31 chromosome 3L, ASM1175060v1, whole genome shotgun sequence and carries:
- the LOC108598897 gene encoding uncharacterized protein LOC108598897 isoform X1, whose translation is MHGSSANEEQFWLVNDFSTRVVVYPGLTMTTTTPTLQTRIALAEIPDRLEALRVGVTHTPTNARRPPDEPTPATTANTPTGTANGGLGLRVDNDMNVAQAQDFSFSPLPSPDELIIRQRGRRRFTTTFSPDNCGIAAGSSSTNAVRSPFQRTPTKNLQLTSGMILRSSPRKRLTMGSTPPEPMAMDTYSPLKLSSTKQQLWPGTPIVKKLKMDDHPVAQSNSDVPLPTLLQGLSQQQLIDIIMCNIKQDTVTATQSAEEQIRTQLPTPDISLLEQELHYAKRLIFKSLPTSRLCKKTDAAAYSKAAIHLHEFKRLLQTQAKRLHDSTHWDALIDYVNMAWQCVASTPNWESNSHNAVRRQCFKLLACSCYAAIKNGGIRLGQTRLEALERNLREWSKDYEDVLSCVNVLQRTLNNRTSL
- the LOC108598897 gene encoding uncharacterized protein LOC108598897 isoform X2, producing the protein MTTTTPTLQTRIALAEIPDRLEALRVGVTHTPTNARRPPDEPTPATTANTPTGTANGGLGLRVDNDMNVAQAQDFSFSPLPSPDELIIRQRGRRRFTTTFSPDNCGIAAGSSSTNAVRSPFQRTPTKNLQLTSGMILRSSPRKRLTMGSTPPEPMAMDTYSPLKLSSTKQQLWPGTPIVKKLKMDDHPVAQSNSDVPLPTLLQGLSQQQLIDIIMCNIKQDTVTATQSAEEQIRTQLPTPDISLLEQELHYAKRLIFKSLPTSRLCKKTDAAAYSKAAIHLHEFKRLLQTQAKRLHDSTHWDALIDYVNMAWQCVASTPNWESNSHNAVRRQCFKLLACSCYAAIKNGGIRLGQTRLEALERNLREWSKDYEDVLSCVNVLQRTLNNRTSL